In Papaver somniferum cultivar HN1 chromosome 1, ASM357369v1, whole genome shotgun sequence, a genomic segment contains:
- the LOC113291743 gene encoding probable alpha-amylase 2 produces the protein MGYVNHDLDDQNSNQGLVLQNGKEILFQAFNWESHKHNWWRTLERKVPDIAKSGFTTAWLPPATNSFAPEGYLPQDLYSLNSAYGSEHMLKALLYKMKQHRVRPMADIVINHRIGTTQGHGGRYNRYDGISLSWDERAVTSCTGGLGNRSTGDNFNGVPNIDHTQTFVRKDIIKWLQWLRYDVGFQDFRFDFARGYAPKFAKEYIQEAKPIFSVGEYWDSCSYSGCGLEYNQDSHRQRIINWIDNTGGLSTAFDFTTKGILQEAVRGELWRLRDAQGKPPGVMGWWASRAVTFLDNHDTGSTQAHWPFPSSHVMEGYAYLLTHPGIPSVFYDHFCDWGESIHDEIVKLMSIRKSKGIHSRSSIKIAEAQPNLYSAFIGEKVCMKIGDGTWCPAGKEWTLATCGHGYAVWQK, from the exons ATGGGTTACGTGAATCAT GATCTTGATGACCAGAACTCAAACCAAG GATTAGTGCTACAGAATGGAAAAGAAATCCTATTCCAG GCTTTCAACTGGGAGTCACATAAACATAATTGGTGGAGAACACTAGAAAGAAAAGTCCCTGATATTGCAAAGTCGGGGTTCACGACAGCATGGTTGCCACCAGCAACCAATTCCTTCGCACCAGAAG GTTACCTACCTCAGGACCTTTATTCTCTCAACTCCGCATATGGTTCTGAGCATATGTTAAAAGCTTTACTGTATAAAATGAAGCAGCATAGAGTTAGACCAATGGCTGACATAGTTATTAACCATCGTATTGGAACTACCCAAGGGCATGGAGGAAGATATAACCGCTATGATGGGATTTCATTATCATGGGATGAACGCGCTGTTACATCTTGTACTGGTGGATTG GGAAACCGAAGCACTGGAGACAACTTTAACGGGGTTCCAAACATAGATCATACACAAACTTTTGTTCGGAAAGACATCATCAAGTGGCTACAGTGGCTCCGATATGATGTTGGTTTCCAGGATTTCCGTTTTGACTTTGCAAGAGG GTACGCACCAAAATTTGCAAAAGAGTATATTCAGGAGGCTAAACCAATATTTTCCGTTGGAGAATACTGGGACTCCTGTAGCTACAGTGGATGCGGCTTGGAGTACAATCAAG ATAGTCATAGGCagcggattatcaattggattGACAACACAGGAGGGCTTTCCACTGCATTCGATTTCACAACAAAGGGAATTCTTCAG GAAGCTGTTAGGGGAGAATTGTGGCGTTTACGTGATGCTCAAGGAAAACCACCAGGGGTGATGGGGTGGTGGGCTTCTAGGGCAGTCACGTTCCTTGATAATCATGATACAGGTTCCACACAG GCTCACTGGCCTTTCCCCTCTAGTCATGTTATGGAG GGTTATGCTTATCTACTCACACATCCAGGAATACCATCCGTGTTCTATGACCACTTTTGTGATTGGGGAGAATCTATTCATGATGAAATTGTGAAGCTG ATGAGCATTCGAAAAAGTAAAGGAATTCATAGTCGATCATCAATAAAGATTGCTGAGGCCCAGCCAAATCTCTACTCAGCATTCATCGGGGAAAAAGTGTGCATGAAGATTGGAGACGGGACCTGGTGCCCAGCTGGGAAAGAATGGACTCTAGCAACTTGTGGTCACGGATATGCAGTCTGGCAGAAGTAA